The Rhodopirellula halodulae genome includes the window GTTTGATGTTTCCCAGCGACATTGGTGCTGAACAGCAAGGCGAATTGCTTCGAAAAATTTATCAGCCTGGCGGTGTCACATTCGAACGGGCTAACGGTAGCCTCGTCGCAATCAACATTGCTCCAGAGAGTGACTACCTCTCCGTTTTCGATCAGTTGGAGGCTTGGGCCGATTCCGGCTTGCTTGATTTCGAGACATTCCATGCGCGGGTCGAGGGGAGTTTCGATGATGCTCCATGATTCAGCCACAGCGCCCGTCGCGGCCTGACATGGTTTACTTGCTGGGACTTCGCCGCGGTTTCTGTTTTAGGACTTCGGCGGGTTTTTGGCGTTGGGCCTCCGGCACGGTTTTTGTGTTCGGCCTTCGACGCACCGTTGTTGTTTGTCCAAGCCTTCCGCTGCTCGTAGAATAATAGGTCGTTCTAACTGGACCGGCATCGCGACGGCGGTGTCATGTAAATCTTCCGTCGGATGTCGCTGTTGTTTCCTCTTCGCAAGCAACTTCTACGCTTTACCCTGTTGGCTCCGCCTCTGGTCGGAGGTGCGATTGGTTTTGCGCTGGTTGCGATCTATCCGCCGCGGAACCCAGTCGACTACTGGCCCGCCACAGGGTCTTTGAGCCTTGGTTTCGCTGTCGTCGGCCTGCTCTTGGGCTTTCTCACGTGGCTTTGGATGCGCGGTCGTGTTTCCGCTTTGATCGCATTTTCGGCGATTGCGATTCCTTTTTGTTCGTTCGGTTGGTTTGTGAATGGCAAAGGCGGTCGTTGGGACGTCGCTTGGTGGTTTGGGCTTTTCGGTATTATCACAACGGTCACGTTCTTCATCCGTTCGTTCGCTCTGGTTGGAAACGATGGTGAAAGGGATCGCGGCGTCTAGCCTGGTTCTGCATTCAGTATCATGCACCTGCGTTGCGCTTCAATGACCTGCTTGGAGGGCGGTCTCGAGCCGTTCGTGACAACCGGCTATTCGAACTTCTGTCCGAGGATGACTGACCGATGGCTTGTACTCGATGGCACGTGCTTGATGCCAAGCAACTGATGGCACGTATCAGGACAGGCTGCTTGGTGAAGCGTGTTCAGTAGCTGAAATTGACGGCTTGCCACCAGCGTGCTTTGTAAAACTTTGAACCAGAGATGATGTGTCGTTGCTTGGGCTCAGTTGGGTTCACGAGGATAACGGAGTCACTTTGCCAGGAGGTGCCGACTTCGGTTCGTTGTGGGTCGCTGATCCAGATGGAGCCATCAACGTGCTGGCTGGCGCTCTTGATCCACTTGAGATTGGACAGGAGTT containing:
- a CDS encoding DUF4265 domain-containing protein, yielding MTSDSGVQVYVPLPNYASIGGETFWADQVGISLYRIANVPLWAYGLNYHDVVRATPDAEGILTIDEVVESSGHRTLRLMFPSDIGAEQQGELLRKIYQPGGVTFERANGSLVAINIAPESDYLSVFDQLEAWADSGLLDFETFHARVEGSFDDAP